The region GTTTTTCTCTATGTAACCGCCCTTGAAAGCCACGAGGTCTTTCCGTTGTGTCTTTGAATTTTGGTATAAAGCGAGTATTACTGTTCCAAGCTCGTCTCCATCGAGGGCTTGTTCCACTGGGTTGTTCTCGAAAGGGAGCCCGGTGACCTTTTTAATCACAAACGAAGCAGTTCGTTTGTCCTTATCGGATAACTCGTCAAACTTGCAGGGCATTTTAAATTTCACGTTTCCAGAAACCCCTCTGTGGCCTACCCAACCAAGTTCCCGAGGATTATGTTTCCcatcgacaaaaaaaaaattcgagatcCAATACGACAGCAACTTTGTCCAACGGTGCCGCTTTTTCTCCTTGTGACACGATTGCACAATTTTCGTGAACCGGTAATCCGGTTAAATTTGAGACCGGTAAGCCCCATTCCGTCTTTAGGCAGATAGAACACCGGTCTTGAACAGACATGGTTCCCTGCAAGAGGCTATCGTCGCTTTTAATATACAGTACATCATACACCACGAGAGTCTACTATCGTTTATAGGTGATTTAGTTGTAAAACTGCGACCCGAATCTGAAGGTCTCGGACTCCCTTTAGAACGAGCGACATTGATAGTCGAACACGCAAACACCTCGATCGACCTTATCATTGTTCGAAATTTGAACACGCAAACACATCGCGTGGATTTTATTATTGTTCCAGTTTTCGAACACGATAACGTAATACGATACGATAGAACTGTTCGCTGCCTTTGAGTAAAATCTACACTAGATTTAAACGCAGCGGCTCGTATGAACCAGTCTGAAAGATGTATCCTTTTTTTACAGAGAGAACACACGAATATTAAAACGACCATCGATTGTCACAGAGGTTAGGTTTAGGGTCGGGGTTAGGGAAATTTTCATCTTCAAAACATACACTCGCTGTGTCATGGTCAGAACACAAGTCATTTAGCTGTGTTGGATCGTAACTAATTTTTACTCCGACGCATTTTTTCGCTTTGGTCAGAATACAAGTCATCGGCTATGCTGGATCCTGACTTAACAAATGACATTTTTGGGATATTTTACCTCGGCACATTTTTTAGCACATCTAAGTCTGCGTGGGTTCGCTTATCTGTGACTGTTGGTGATCGGGGTTTGCTCTGGATCGTGACTTAACAAACGACATTTTTGGGATATTTTAACTCAACAAATTCCTTAGCACATATAAGTCTGCGTGGGTTCGCTTATCTGTGACTGTTGGCGATCGGGTTTTGCTCGAATCAAGCTAACTCGTCGACTACGTTGGATCGTGACTTAACAAACGATATTTTTGGGATATTTTAACTCAACAAATTCTTTAGCACATCTAAGTCTGCGTGGGTTCGCTTATCTGTGACTGTCGGTCACCGGTTTACTTGAATCAAACTGGtcgacaaaaaaattgcatgtTAGCTTTCATTAAAGGTACTGGTTACTCGTTTATCACACGGACAATCAAAGATTTGTGGGTCGttacatttttttcattattcttttgAACTTCAAAGGACACGGTTCTCCAGTGTTGAAAAGAGCAATATTACAGCACGTTCTCGTGGTCTTGCATATTTCCACACACTTTCACAAATGTCTCAGAGTAATGTTTTTTTATGGAGCTTAGATCATATTCTTTTCGTCCATTGTCATTGTGACAGCCATTGGTTTGACAAGAACATGGAAATCGGTCAAAGTCGACTTGACAATCGATTCCACTCAAAGTGCACTCACACGTTTCTGGCGAGCAAATGTCGCCACAATCACAATCGCACGTTACACGACTTTGTCTGATTTCATTGCAATCGCGTTCCTCTCGTTTTACGATTCGCCGAACCCCGGCCGCTTTTAAAATACTTTCTCTCGCACTTTGCGAAATTAGCGCCAAAGGCTTCCGATTGCTTTTTGACCCATTCGCCTTCCCCGGGTCAAGTTGTACTGTCTCGATGCAAGTATGTTTTCTCGCCATTCCTAGCGTTGATCCTCCCGTCAAAGGAACTGCAACGAAACCTTGTTTTCGAGGGAAATGATAAATGGTAGCCTCTCCAAAACTCACTCTTTTGATCTTCACTCGCTCACAATCATCCCCACGAGAAGAGTCATTATCGATGCCACGCTTtcgttttcccattttttttaatcaccaCGATGTGATAAAGTATCAGACAGACAAGATGATCTATCTATCGGATTGCGTGTGTTGAGTCTTTGTGTGGACTCACGCGTAATTGAATTTTTGAACTGCTTCAAAACATCGATTCGCGTAGCTGCAAACGCGTGTTTTTCTAACCAAGTCTAACGAGTAGAGCGAAACGACCGGCGAttctttttattaaatttacagGCACGACACATAATTTTGTCTTCGTCAGTTGACCAACTAAGCTGAACCGTCGTTGATCTGtagatgggaaaaaaaaagtggaGGTCAACATCGGTCTATGACATTACACATCAACACGTTGATCGACAGGTCACACACTATTTGTATATGACACAACACACGGCAAACGGTAAATGTAGTTGCGTTATCCCCGAATGAACCATGGGGTGGGGACCCTGAGTGAACTGGGGTACGCATTCTGGGGGTCGATTGAACGTTAAAAACGGATCCAAAATAACACTTTCCCATGAGAGTAACACAATCTTTACCCAGATCCCAAAAATCTATTGCGTTATTCATATGGAATCATAGGGGTAGGGGTAAGCAATATGGTGTGATGTTGAAGAGCTtgtgtgacatttgtacaccgGGTAGGGGGTGCGTTTTTTTTATATGGTCCTTAGAACGCGGGCATTTGTCAGCGCTTCGCGGGCACAGTCTATATTCGAGTGCGGGCAGATCCTTGATTTTGTCAAAATCGGGTCTCGAATGCGGGCGCTTGTATGAGGATTATGTGGGCAGTTGTTAGCATCaagatgtttattattattattattattattattattattattattactattttttagTTATAAAATCGAGCGATAAAAAATAGGAACGACGTTTCGATCGCTCCAcagtcattttcaagttagagttcgtgaataaaatttccgcatatatacaatttctgaaacaatggaatgaaggtaaaagctaagtatttacatacgaacaataaaaataacagaatgcgAAAATAAAGTCTAAaaagaggtaaaaaaaaaatgaaaactattGGAAGTCTTAAGCAAACAGTTTTGCACGTATAGAAtcactttgtttaattttggcttaaggtcccgaataaaaaacatttcaaaaatcaaacaatcgAACTTGTTCGAGCACTTCCTCAGGACCCTAAAGTTCTTGGCGATTTCACATGGCTCGATTGTTGTTCTCTCACATGATTGCCAATTACCGATCGTTTATGCTCCTCGACACGTTGATATAAGTGTCGGCTTGTAaagccgacataatctgcatcacctTGCAATATACAACGTTTTGCTGGTTGACAATTGGAGGTTTAGGTTCCTTAGCTTTACGTTCATCTTTGATCTTACGGCTTGTAAAGACAGGATGCACTTCAGTATTTATCTTTCGGCTAAGATCACTAAGTTGCTTGCGTAGTTTGTTTGATGATCTCTGATCTTTGAAGGGCAGGGGTATTCTAACGGGAATTTCACCTGCTTGTTGCGGGGGGCGTGTTCTCCCCGTCACCTTCATTTCAATGAAAGCCCTGATGGTGTTCTGTATGAGGGGCTCCGGATAATACAAACGTGTGAAGATCTCCTTTAGGCATTCGCATTCTTGATGAAAAAGTTGCCAGTTTGAAGAAAGTTTAAAACCACGATTCAGCATTGTTTTTAACAGAGAATGTTTGTACTTCATATCGACGTGGCTATGGTAGTGCAGAAGCAGCCCAGTATCGgttggttttctgtaaacctttCTGTCTAACCGGGTAATATTTCTGATGATTTCCATTCACGTTAATATAAGTGTCGGCTTGTAaagccgacataatctgcatgaCACAGATCGCACTGAAAGGAACATACAACGTGTCGAGGAGCATAAACGATCGGTAATCGGCAATCATGTGAGAGAACAACATGGAATCGAGCCGTGTGAAATCGCCAAGAACTTTAGGGTCCTgaggaagtgaaatgttttttgttaaactaaaaaagaaaaaagtgattCTATACGCGCAAAACTGTTTGCTTAAGACTTCCAATAGTTTTCATTCTTTATACCTCTTTTTTAGACTTTATTTTcgcattctgttatttttattgttcgtaTGTAAATAGTTAGCTTTTACcttcattccattgtttcagaaattatatatatgcggaaattttattcacaaactctaacttgaaaatgaccgtggagCGGTCGAAACGTCATTCCTATTTTTATTGCTCGTTTTTATAACTCAATGTTTTACTAAGAACTTATTActtcgtattattattattattattattattattattattattattattattattcgcaGGTATACAAAGGCCTTAAGTAGGTCTTCACACCTTTTAACCTGCCTAGAACAACTATCCTTGGTCTTTGTTCTGTTTTAGGCTCTGTTTTTGAATTGAATTAGTTACAGTAACTGTTACTTTGTTTCTTCGCTTTAGATAGGTTTTCGTGTACAACGGTAACATGAAATTACACCCCTTCCCCCATCGCCTCCTGATCAACTACACTAATACCTACTTCGCTTCAAACTACTCCTCCTCAAACCCCTTCAGCATCAGGTTTACTGATTtaaaaagttaacaaatttaaaaattaaaaagaacaaacaacaaTAGACTAACTTAATCTATacatatcagaaaaaaaaactagttaaaatCTGTAAAAATTAGATATTTAGCACCCTAATCTCTAAAAAGACAGCTATctacaaaacattttaaattctttctgtttttatcTTCGGCAGAACAAAATCATAGGGTCTATTTCGTAAGGTATTATTTCTCCTTGGTGGGAGAAGACTATGTAATAGAGTTTGGGGTTATCAATCATAGCTGGCCTGCAGGTCACAAAGCAGCCTGGGGCAGAGCCCCATACTTAAGAGAATGTGGTCAACTGACAGAGCTGAATAACAACTACGCATGCCCAAGTCGTGCGCGTGAGAGCACTGGGCATGGCAACACAAAGCCGCGTAACATGGCGGAATTTTCACAAACTTATTTGCTGCGAAGACGCCTGCCTTATTAAGAGTTTGACAATTCCAATGTGATTGACACTTCCTCAAGAAACTTTCCAGTTCTTAATCTACCATATGCCTTTTGGAAACTCGTGTTTTTTGTTTGGACACCAAGTGAAAAATTGGTTTGAGATTCAAGTACCTGAATAATGAAGAGCACGAGTGCCACATCATGCTTAATTTTTATGTCAATTTGCATCACCTTTATTCCTTCCATGAAAGATCACAATCAGGAGAAGCCTGTAGAGTAAACATGAGACAACTGTCACAAGATATAGCCACATATCTTGGTAAAAGCAGCTTGTTTACATGCATACCGGTGCATGCAGTATGCACCAGCAAAAGATAAACCACAAAGCAAATGGGTTTTGTGGGAGTCCACTTATAGACATAACATCCCCGATAGGCTTCTTGCACTTACTGGAGAAAGACGTCTTGGCTTGAGAGTGCCATCAATGCCTCATGTACCAATACAAATGGCTCACCAGCACTTCAAAAATTAGCCCGGTTACAAATCTCCAATAAAAGGTACTCTTTATTAACATCTCAACGGCATTAAAAGTCATGTTTGGTGACTTTGGTAAAAGCtatgtttattttttgtagAAATTATGCATGACACTTTGCAGAGAGCAAGACCCTGTAGTCCGCAACAACCCAATGCTGGGTGCACAACACCTCTTTCACTCACAACTAAGATGGTatctattactggtattctgttttgtagttgtcgttctctttctctctccttccgtttctgttctagtcgtaggtcctccaggcactatgcaaccttatcagagcttctaaagatatgccaaaaattgcaatacagagaaaaatgcagctccaaacaaattaataataaacacATAGCTTTacgtttatatccctccgatgcttgacttgaataactgcttagccaccagtgtggaccacagctatcatggtatggattgaaaccagcgggTTTTCGTCTGCTTTCAAGGAACCTTTTGTTGCAATTTAGCACGAAAGGGTTTCTGAGAGTTCCTTAAGCGACAACTGTGATTCAAATTCAACAACCTTTGAATTCTTCGCTGATGTCGGCAGACTGCACACAAATTCTGGTTTTCACGGCCGATTGTCGAACGTTTTACCTTCACTATTACAGACGAAGATGGCAGTTCGCACAAATGCGATATGTAGGTATaaactaaataaagttatttcctCTCTTCCTTCCTTACTTAACTTAGTTGTACT is a window of Montipora capricornis isolate CH-2021 chromosome 13, ASM3666992v2, whole genome shotgun sequence DNA encoding:
- the LOC138028825 gene encoding cysteine/serine-rich nuclear protein 1-like, producing MGKRKRGIDNDSSRGDDCERVKIKRVSFGEATIYHFPRKQGFVAVPLTGGSTLGMARKHTCIETVQLDPGKANGSKSNRKPLALISQSARESILKAAGVRRIVKREERDCNEIRQSRVTCDCDCGDICSPETCECTLSGIDCQVDFDRFPCSCQTNGCHNDNGRKEYDLSSIKKHYSETFVKVCGNMQDHENVL